From the genome of Geoglobus ahangari, one region includes:
- a CDS encoding DUF555 domain-containing protein, translated as MPDYLVVLQGAWVVRKARSVSDAMNIAVAEAGKRLSPDLDFVDIDVGDTECPKCHTPLKSVFMVAGMALVGLIFEMKVFNAQNEEHAAKIAKYEIGKRLQRVPLEVIEVRRI; from the coding sequence ATGCCGGACTATCTTGTCGTCCTTCAGGGGGCGTGGGTTGTTAGGAAGGCAAGGAGCGTTAGCGATGCGATGAACATAGCTGTTGCCGAGGCTGGAAAGAGGCTGAGCCCCGATCTAGACTTCGTGGACATTGATGTTGGGGACACGGAGTGCCCCAAGTGCCACACACCCCTCAAAAGCGTGTTCATGGTCGCCGGGATGGCGCTGGTTGGCCTCATCTTCGAGATGAAGGTCTTCAACGCGCAGAATGAGGAGCATGCGGCGAAGATAGCGAAGTACGAGATTGGAAAGAGGCTGCAGAGGGTTCCGCTGGAGGTGATCGAGGTCAGAAGGATTTAG
- the tatC gene encoding twin-arginine translocase subunit TatC, translating to MSEFTAKELAEVLVAIRVRLIRILAIVAVVWAISFLYISDFIIQKIKEDLLPEGANLIYQAPLEGMILKLKISLILGFIVALPYIVVLAYRTLRDRTEFFSNFEISRSQAIIYGIVSVILFAAGVAYGYTLMLPLFLQFLYESAKSQGVLAFYSLAEFINFVVMMLAVFGVIFQMPLFMYILVKNGITSLETFKYYRRHFYVAFFTVAAIVTPPDVFTQLMVGVPMVLFYEISLIVVRVLT from the coding sequence ATGTCCGAATTCACGGCAAAGGAGCTTGCCGAAGTCCTCGTGGCCATACGTGTAAGGCTTATCAGAATCCTCGCCATAGTTGCCGTTGTCTGGGCCATCTCTTTCCTCTACATCTCCGACTTCATAATCCAGAAGATCAAGGAGGATCTGCTGCCCGAGGGAGCGAACCTGATCTATCAGGCCCCACTCGAGGGAATGATTCTCAAGCTCAAGATCTCTCTGATCCTCGGCTTCATCGTTGCGCTGCCCTACATAGTCGTCCTCGCCTATAGAACTCTGAGGGACAGAACGGAGTTTTTCTCCAACTTCGAGATATCGAGGAGTCAGGCCATCATCTACGGCATCGTCTCGGTGATCCTCTTCGCTGCCGGCGTGGCCTACGGCTACACCCTCATGCTCCCCCTCTTCCTGCAGTTTCTGTACGAGTCTGCGAAGAGTCAGGGCGTTCTTGCCTTCTACTCTCTCGCAGAGTTCATCAACTTCGTGGTGATGATGCTCGCGGTTTTCGGCGTGATCTTCCAGATGCCCCTTTTCATGTACATCCTTGTGAAGAACGGAATAACGAGCCTCGAGACGTTCAAGTACTACAGGAGGCACTTTTACGTGGCCTTCTTCACCGTAGCCGCGATAGTAACTCCTCCAGACGTCTTCACCCAGCTGATGGTCGGTGTGCCCATGGTTCTGTTTTACGAGATAAGCCTGATAGTGGTGAGGGTGCTTACGTAA
- a CDS encoding YlbF family regulator, giving the protein MNDVIRQKAVDLAKSIAESEEYKEFVSTEEVLKQDELAQSLLIEFQEKQQEFISKQLMGEMDEALLDSLTSLQNRLNELDSVKNFMEAYTKLVNLLGEVGDLISQELDFDFGEVYRS; this is encoded by the coding sequence ATGAATGACGTAATCAGGCAGAAGGCTGTAGACCTTGCGAAATCTATAGCCGAGAGTGAGGAGTATAAGGAGTTTGTGAGCACGGAAGAGGTTTTGAAGCAGGATGAGCTCGCCCAGAGCCTTCTCATAGAGTTTCAGGAGAAGCAGCAGGAGTTCATCTCCAAGCAGCTCATGGGTGAGATGGACGAGGCGCTGCTCGACAGCCTCACAAGCCTGCAGAACAGGCTGAACGAGCTCGATAGCGTTAAGAACTTCATGGAAGCTTACACAAAGCTCGTCAACCTTCTCGGAGAGGTTGGAGACCTGATAAGTCAGGAGTTGGACTTCGATTTCGGCGAAGTCTACAGGAGCTGA
- a CDS encoding 50S ribosomal protein L15e gives MKSAYAYIREAWKNPWEGYVGQLMWERLQKWRREPAVVRIERPTRLDRARALGYKAKKGVIVVRVRIRRGGRRASRPNKGRKTKNMMISRLTPKKNLQWIAEERAARKYPNMEVLNSYWVGEDGRYKWFEVILVDRSHPAILSDPQLSGIAKQRGRVFRGLTSAGRKARGLRRKGRGAEKVRPSYRANFRRKN, from the coding sequence ATGAAATCCGCTTACGCGTATATTAGAGAGGCATGGAAGAACCCGTGGGAGGGTTACGTCGGACAGCTGATGTGGGAGAGACTGCAGAAGTGGAGGAGAGAGCCAGCGGTGGTAAGGATAGAGAGGCCAACGAGGCTCGACAGGGCAAGGGCTCTCGGCTACAAGGCCAAGAAGGGAGTGATAGTGGTCAGGGTCAGGATCAGGAGAGGGGGCAGAAGGGCAAGCAGGCCCAACAAGGGAAGGAAGACGAAGAACATGATGATCAGCAGGCTCACGCCCAAGAAGAACCTGCAGTGGATCGCCGAGGAGAGAGCTGCGAGGAAGTACCCCAACATGGAGGTGCTGAACTCCTACTGGGTTGGTGAGGACGGAAGGTACAAGTGGTTCGAAGTGATTCTGGTTGACAGATCTCACCCCGCAATCCTGAGCGACCCGCAGCTTTCCGGAATAGCCAAGCAGAGGGGCAGGGTGTTCAGGGGCCTGACCTCTGCTGGCAGGAAGGCGAGGGGGCTGAGAAGGAAGGGCAGAGGAGCAGAGAAGGTCAGACCGAGCTACAGGGCCAACTTCAGGAGGAAGAATTAA
- a CDS encoding RNA-binding domain-containing protein: protein MKIENVTVSAIVYSTEDPEKVAQALSTLFPFEFEILASNATGHYGNPMKFLEVELKRKREIREFWNHLMERLGDQREVLLEFVEDIVDEDGVMHIRVDKQAAYLGDVELSFGGDSIVVRAKLVTFPAKREKILEFARKILAEGYD from the coding sequence ATGAAAATTGAGAACGTCACGGTTTCTGCCATAGTTTACTCGACTGAAGACCCCGAGAAGGTAGCTCAGGCTCTCTCGACCCTTTTTCCGTTTGAGTTCGAGATTCTCGCGAGCAACGCCACCGGCCACTACGGAAACCCCATGAAGTTTCTCGAGGTGGAGCTGAAGAGGAAGAGGGAGATCAGGGAGTTCTGGAACCACCTAATGGAGAGGCTCGGGGACCAGAGGGAGGTGCTCCTCGAGTTCGTTGAGGACATAGTGGATGAGGATGGGGTAATGCACATAAGGGTGGACAAGCAGGCTGCATACCTCGGAGATGTTGAGCTCTCCTTCGGCGGGGACTCGATAGTGGTCAGGGCTAAGCTCGTGACGTTTCCTGCGAAGAGGGAGAAGATTTTAGAGTTTGCCCGGAAGATTCTGGCTGAAGGGTATGATTGA
- a CDS encoding RNase P subunit p30 family protein: MIDFIRFDYSGDEDFGFKSYVVFGEETESNIQGCAIHAESNKELREKLRRARGFVGVASEKPEVNRYAVMRKKVDVLLDFPGRRLDYPTFKLAREKDVLIEVSLATLMKLSRSRRVKHAEELRVMFRVINKFDTPFILTSGAADIYGMRRASQIKDVFSYFGANTERARYWSERLYRRFFDDSYIMDGLEVI, translated from the coding sequence ATGATTGACTTCATAAGGTTCGACTACAGCGGTGATGAGGACTTCGGCTTCAAGAGCTACGTCGTTTTTGGAGAGGAGACGGAGAGCAACATTCAGGGGTGCGCCATTCACGCTGAATCTAATAAGGAGCTGAGAGAGAAGCTGAGGAGGGCGAGGGGATTTGTTGGAGTCGCGAGTGAAAAGCCGGAGGTCAACAGGTACGCGGTGATGAGGAAGAAGGTTGACGTGCTGCTCGACTTCCCGGGAAGGAGACTGGACTACCCGACATTCAAGCTCGCAAGGGAGAAGGACGTCCTGATCGAGGTGTCGCTCGCGACGCTAATGAAGCTGAGCAGGTCGAGGAGAGTGAAGCACGCGGAAGAGCTCAGGGTGATGTTCAGGGTGATAAACAAGTTCGACACCCCTTTCATACTTACGAGCGGTGCCGCCGATATCTACGGGATGAGGAGGGCGAGCCAGATAAAGGACGTCTTCTCCTACTTCGGCGCCAATACCGAGAGGGCGAGGTACTGGTCTGAGAGGCTCTACAGGAGGTTCTTCGACGATAGCTACATAATGGACGGGCTGGAGGTAATATGA
- a CDS encoding Rpp14/Pop5 family protein, with product MRSLPPSMRRKKRYIAFRIISEGEVEREELVSALWEAVMNLFGEFSGVTFRLIEFEGGRGIVVCGREDVNKLKIALTMIDKAGEKKVLPIILGVAGTIKSCKRKYLEVLKNANSADGIRQGDNDIQP from the coding sequence ATGAGGTCACTTCCCCCTTCAATGAGGAGGAAAAAAAGATATATCGCGTTCAGAATCATATCGGAAGGAGAGGTCGAGAGAGAAGAGCTCGTCTCCGCGCTGTGGGAGGCTGTGATGAACCTGTTCGGTGAGTTCAGCGGTGTGACCTTCAGGCTCATCGAGTTCGAAGGTGGAAGGGGAATAGTTGTGTGCGGGCGGGAGGATGTGAATAAATTAAAAATAGCATTAACTATGATTGATAAAGCAGGAGAGAAAAAGGTGCTCCCGATAATTCTGGGAGTCGCTGGCACGATAAAAAGCTGCAAGAGGAAGTATCTGGAGGTGTTGAAGAATGCAAATTCCGCAGATGGGATACGACAGGGCGATAACGATATTCAGCCCTGA
- the psmA gene encoding archaeal proteasome endopeptidase complex subunit alpha, with amino-acid sequence MQIPQMGYDRAITIFSPDGRLYQVEYAREAVKRGATAIGIKTKEGVVVLADRRVGSKLLEADTIEKIYKIDEHICAATSGLVADARVLVSRARLEAQINRLTYDEPIGVKELARKICDFKQQYTQYGGVRPFGVSLLIAGVDKVPKLFETDPSGALLEYKATAIGSGRQEVMEYFEKEYREDLSLDDAIVMGLIAMGKAINSEISIEGIEVGVVRVDDRKFRLLDSETLKPYIDRANEIIREELSK; translated from the coding sequence ATGCAAATTCCGCAGATGGGATACGACAGGGCGATAACGATATTCAGCCCTGACGGAAGACTTTATCAGGTTGAATACGCGAGAGAGGCCGTAAAAAGAGGTGCAACAGCCATAGGAATAAAGACCAAGGAAGGAGTGGTCGTCCTAGCGGACAGGAGGGTGGGAAGCAAGCTGCTTGAGGCTGACACGATCGAGAAAATTTACAAGATAGATGAGCACATATGCGCCGCAACCTCAGGTCTCGTCGCGGATGCGAGGGTGCTCGTGAGCAGGGCGAGGCTTGAGGCCCAGATAAACAGGCTCACCTACGACGAGCCGATTGGTGTGAAGGAGCTTGCGAGGAAGATCTGCGACTTCAAGCAGCAGTACACCCAGTATGGCGGTGTTAGGCCATTCGGAGTTTCCCTGCTCATAGCGGGTGTTGACAAGGTTCCCAAGCTGTTCGAAACTGATCCGAGTGGAGCGCTTCTCGAGTACAAGGCCACAGCCATCGGCTCTGGAAGGCAGGAGGTAATGGAGTACTTCGAGAAAGAGTACCGCGAGGATCTGAGTCTGGATGACGCGATAGTGATGGGGCTCATTGCAATGGGCAAGGCGATAAACAGCGAGATCTCCATTGAAGGAATAGAGGTTGGCGTTGTCAGGGTTGATGACAGGAAGTTCAGGCTGCTCGACAGCGAGACGCTCAAGCCATACATAGACAGGGCCAACGAGATCATCAGGGAGGAGCTCTCCAAGTGA
- a CDS encoding ribosome assembly factor SBDS — MVSLDKAVIARLRKGGETFEVLVDPYLARDLKEGKDVNFEDLVAVEEVFHDAKKGDRASIEDIEKAFQTRDIREVIKRIILEGEVQITAEQRKEMLEQKKRQIIEYIRRNAIDPRTNAPHTYARIEAAMEEARVNVDIFRPVEAQAKEIVKALKAILPLKFEEIEIAIKIPPEHTGKAIGALYNFGTVINEEWQRDGSWICVMRIPAGMQGDLMDLLGKVAKGEAMTKILRRR, encoded by the coding sequence ATGGTCTCCCTTGACAAGGCAGTGATCGCAAGGCTCAGGAAGGGCGGAGAGACGTTTGAGGTTCTCGTGGATCCATACCTCGCGAGAGACCTCAAGGAGGGCAAGGACGTGAACTTCGAGGACCTCGTGGCCGTGGAGGAGGTGTTCCACGACGCGAAAAAGGGCGACAGGGCGTCAATCGAGGACATAGAGAAGGCGTTCCAGACCAGAGACATAAGGGAAGTTATAAAGAGAATAATTCTGGAAGGAGAGGTTCAGATTACCGCCGAGCAGAGGAAAGAGATGCTCGAGCAGAAGAAGAGGCAGATAATTGAGTACATAAGGAGAAACGCGATTGACCCGAGGACAAATGCCCCCCACACCTACGCGAGGATTGAGGCGGCCATGGAGGAGGCGAGGGTCAACGTGGACATCTTCAGGCCTGTGGAGGCTCAGGCAAAGGAGATAGTCAAGGCGCTGAAGGCCATCCTGCCCCTGAAGTTCGAGGAGATCGAGATTGCAATAAAGATCCCGCCAGAGCACACGGGCAAGGCGATAGGCGCGCTCTACAATTTCGGCACGGTGATAAACGAGGAGTGGCAGAGAGACGGGAGCTGGATATGCGTGATGAGGATACCGGCGGGAATGCAGGGAGACCTGATGGATCTGCTCGGAAAGGTGGCGAAGGGTGAGGCCATGACAAAAATACTCAGGAGGAGGTGA
- the rrp4 gene encoding exosome complex RNA-binding protein Rrp4, translating into MARAIVLPGELLATNPKVAGSGTYVEKGKVYAKFLGLLDRTDTTVRVIPLKGRYIPSVGDVVIGIVREVTANGWIVDINSPYQGFLPVAENPEMRPNKKPNDVLDIDDVVIAKVINIDPKMKVTLTMKDKMCRAVRFGRIVAINPARVPRVIGKKGSMIKLFKTELGVQIVVGKNGLIWVSGDRRKANIVEEAIYIIESEAHTEGLTDRITEFVKKRKGELNGQ; encoded by the coding sequence ATGGCAAGGGCTATCGTTCTTCCCGGTGAACTTCTCGCAACAAACCCGAAGGTTGCTGGAAGCGGGACGTACGTGGAGAAGGGTAAGGTTTACGCGAAGTTTCTCGGCCTCCTCGACAGGACGGACACGACTGTCAGGGTAATCCCCCTCAAGGGGAGGTACATTCCGTCCGTCGGGGACGTGGTGATCGGGATAGTGAGAGAGGTAACGGCCAACGGCTGGATAGTCGACATAAACTCCCCTTACCAGGGGTTCCTTCCTGTGGCTGAAAACCCGGAGATGAGGCCGAACAAGAAGCCCAACGACGTTCTCGACATAGACGATGTCGTGATAGCCAAGGTGATAAACATAGATCCGAAGATGAAGGTCACGCTCACGATGAAGGACAAGATGTGCAGGGCTGTCAGGTTCGGGAGGATAGTGGCGATAAACCCAGCGAGGGTTCCGAGAGTAATAGGGAAGAAGGGGAGCATGATAAAGCTCTTCAAGACCGAGCTGGGCGTTCAGATAGTCGTCGGCAAGAATGGCCTGATATGGGTTAGCGGCGACAGGAGGAAGGCCAACATAGTTGAGGAGGCCATTTACATTATCGAGTCCGAAGCCCACACAGAGGGGCTCACGGACAGGATAACCGAGTTTGTTAAGAAGAGGAAGGGTGAATTGAATGGTCAGTGA
- the rrp41 gene encoding exosome complex exonuclease Rrp41: protein MVSEDVNRVESEMQLIVDGKRLDGRAFDELRPIKIKVGVLKRADGSCYLEMGRNKVVAAVYGPREVHPRHLQDPVQAVVRYRYNMAPFSVEERKRPGPDRRSVEISKVSREAIEAVVMKELFPRSGIDVFVEVLQADAGSRTACLNAASVALVDAGVPMRGMISSVAVAKVDDVLVLDPMKEEDNYGQADIPFAFFIRNDKIESIALLQMDGRVSTDEFKQALEMAKKGAMEIYKMQKEAIKAKYVVEQEEEVDESG from the coding sequence ATGGTCAGTGAGGATGTTAATAGAGTTGAGAGCGAGATGCAGCTCATAGTTGATGGGAAGAGACTGGACGGCAGGGCCTTTGACGAGCTAAGGCCGATAAAGATAAAGGTGGGAGTTCTCAAGAGGGCTGACGGTTCATGCTACCTTGAGATGGGGAGGAACAAGGTCGTGGCTGCAGTTTACGGGCCGAGGGAGGTGCACCCGAGGCACCTTCAGGACCCGGTGCAGGCTGTGGTGAGGTACAGGTACAACATGGCCCCGTTCAGCGTTGAGGAGAGGAAGAGGCCGGGCCCGGACAGGAGGAGCGTGGAGATCTCCAAGGTGAGCAGAGAAGCCATAGAGGCGGTCGTGATGAAGGAGCTTTTCCCGAGGAGCGGGATAGACGTTTTCGTGGAGGTTCTTCAGGCTGATGCGGGAAGCAGGACTGCCTGTCTAAACGCTGCAAGCGTTGCGCTGGTTGATGCTGGCGTGCCGATGAGGGGCATGATCTCGAGCGTTGCCGTTGCGAAGGTTGACGATGTGCTCGTCCTCGACCCCATGAAGGAGGAGGACAACTACGGGCAGGCAGACATACCGTTCGCGTTCTTCATAAGGAACGACAAGATCGAGTCCATCGCCCTGCTGCAGATGGACGGCAGAGTCTCGACGGATGAGTTCAAACAAGCTCTGGAAATGGCGAAGAAGGGGGCGATGGAGATTTACAAAATGCAGAAGGAGGCCATAAAGGCCAAGTACGTTGTTGAGCAGGAAGAGGAGGTAGATGAAAGTGGATGA
- the rrp42 gene encoding exosome complex protein Rrp42 produces the protein MDEDILLDIRRDYVLSKLRDGERVDGRAFDEYRPIEIEVGLIEKAEGSALVRIGNTQVVVGIKMQPGEPFPDTPDKGIIITNAELVPLASPTFEPGPPDEHSVELARVVDRGIRESEAVDLNKLCIEEGEKVWLVFIDIHALDDDGNLMDASALAAIAALLNTTVPAERYEVGDDFPLPVRDLPVAVTSQVIGDYVVVDPSKDEENASKNFITVTTDSEDNIVAMQKSGSYLLDEDRLFEIIETSVRKARENRKLLKEV, from the coding sequence GTGGATGAAGACATTCTTCTCGACATTCGCAGAGATTACGTTCTCAGCAAGCTGAGAGATGGAGAGAGGGTTGACGGCAGGGCCTTTGATGAGTACAGGCCCATAGAGATAGAGGTAGGGCTGATAGAGAAAGCTGAAGGATCCGCGCTCGTCAGGATCGGGAACACACAGGTTGTTGTTGGAATAAAGATGCAGCCGGGGGAGCCGTTCCCCGACACACCGGACAAGGGCATCATAATAACCAACGCAGAGCTCGTGCCCCTCGCATCCCCAACGTTCGAGCCCGGTCCGCCTGACGAGCACTCAGTAGAGCTCGCAAGGGTCGTTGACAGGGGAATCAGGGAGAGCGAGGCGGTGGATCTGAACAAGCTCTGCATAGAGGAGGGAGAGAAGGTCTGGCTCGTATTCATAGACATACACGCCCTCGATGACGACGGAAACCTCATGGACGCCTCAGCGTTAGCGGCAATAGCGGCGCTCCTCAACACGACGGTTCCTGCAGAGAGGTACGAGGTCGGTGACGACTTCCCGCTGCCCGTAAGAGACTTGCCGGTCGCCGTGACGTCGCAGGTTATCGGAGACTACGTCGTTGTGGATCCGAGCAAGGACGAGGAGAACGCGTCGAAAAACTTTATAACCGTGACCACCGACAGCGAGGACAACATAGTGGCGATGCAGAAGAGCGGCAGTTACCTGCTCGATGAGGACAGGCTCTTCGAGATAATAGAAACGAGCGTTAGGAAGGCGAGGGAGAATAGAAAACTGCTGAAAGAGGTGTGA
- the rpl37A gene encoding 50S ribosomal protein L37Ae, which yields MPRTKKVKMAGRFGPRYGIRVRRSIVEIESQQRKKYVCKKCGKKAVKRVGTAIWECRSCGYKFAGGAYIPVSPAAKIVEQAVSKGKSL from the coding sequence ATGCCCAGAACGAAGAAGGTTAAGATGGCCGGAAGGTTCGGCCCGAGATACGGCATCAGGGTTAGGAGGAGCATTGTAGAGATCGAGAGCCAGCAGAGGAAGAAGTACGTCTGCAAGAAGTGCGGAAAGAAGGCAGTGAAGAGGGTTGGCACCGCCATCTGGGAGTGCAGGAGCTGTGGATACAAGTTCGCAGGTGGCGCGTACATACCCGTCTCACCAGCCGCGAAGATAGTTGAGCAGGCCGTGAGCAAGGGTAAGAGCCTATGA
- a CDS encoding DNA-directed RNA polymerase subunit P, whose translation MSVFICVFCGAEVDVDLERNLIQCAKCGSRVVMKPKPPALKKRVKAI comes from the coding sequence ATGAGCGTCTTCATCTGCGTTTTTTGTGGTGCCGAAGTGGATGTTGACCTCGAGAGAAACCTGATCCAGTGCGCAAAGTGCGGCAGCAGGGTTGTGATGAAGCCAAAGCCTCCGGCCCTCAAAAAGAGGGTCAAGGCAATCTGA
- the rbr gene encoding rubrerythrin: protein METLKNLVKAFMGESMARNRYTFYAKVAKEEGYVFVQKVFLETAENEKEHAENLLKFIQELRGDSESIVVEEAEAPLVWASTGDNLRAAISGENYEHTKMYPEFADVAEKEGYPHIAERLRAIAKAEEHHERRYRALLEAIENGTFFRRDQEVEWICLECGYVHVGNEPPEECPSCGHSRAYYVARDFLSL, encoded by the coding sequence GTGGAGACCTTGAAAAACCTTGTGAAGGCCTTTATGGGGGAGAGCATGGCCAGAAACCGCTACACCTTCTACGCAAAGGTGGCGAAGGAGGAAGGATATGTTTTCGTCCAGAAGGTTTTTCTCGAGACGGCTGAAAACGAGAAAGAGCATGCTGAGAACCTTCTCAAGTTCATTCAGGAGCTGAGGGGAGATTCTGAGAGCATAGTTGTTGAGGAGGCAGAGGCGCCGCTGGTCTGGGCCTCAACCGGGGACAACCTCCGGGCGGCAATTTCTGGAGAGAACTACGAGCACACGAAGATGTACCCGGAGTTTGCGGACGTTGCGGAGAAAGAAGGCTATCCGCACATTGCCGAGAGGCTCAGGGCGATAGCCAAGGCTGAGGAGCACCACGAGAGGAGGTACAGAGCGCTGCTTGAGGCGATAGAGAACGGAACGTTCTTCAGGAGGGATCAGGAGGTTGAGTGGATCTGTCTGGAGTGCGGGTACGTGCATGTGGGCAATGAGCCACCCGAGGAGTGCCCGAGCTGCGGGCATTCGAGAGCTTACTACGTCGCGAGGGACTTCCTCTCCCTCTAA
- a CDS encoding class I SAM-dependent methyltransferase has product MDAYRDATLKEYLRAYWNSLSSSYEKMRCARSDEERRAWASLMTNILGEDRKRVLDVGTGTGFLARVLAEIGHEVTGVDISERMIEVAREISAKEGLDIEFEVGDAERLSFEDERFDAVVCRYVLWTLPNPWRAVREWVRVTRPGGRVVVVDGVWCDSSLSSRLRSALGRLGMLVHERCNPFRGYEERVSMSIPFINGVEPEIVVEIMRECGLRDVRFQWLDGVRRLWLANLPPLFKIAWNRPIYVVYGVKP; this is encoded by the coding sequence ATGGACGCATACAGAGATGCCACGCTGAAGGAATACCTGAGAGCATACTGGAACAGCCTCTCCTCAAGCTACGAGAAGATGAGGTGCGCGAGGAGCGATGAGGAGAGGAGGGCATGGGCGTCTCTCATGACCAACATCCTCGGAGAGGATAGGAAGAGGGTTCTGGACGTTGGGACTGGAACCGGGTTTCTGGCAAGGGTTCTCGCGGAGATCGGGCATGAGGTAACCGGTGTGGACATCTCGGAGAGGATGATAGAGGTTGCGAGGGAAATTTCCGCGAAAGAAGGGCTGGACATTGAGTTCGAGGTTGGGGATGCCGAGAGACTAAGCTTTGAGGACGAGAGATTCGACGCTGTGGTCTGCAGGTACGTCCTCTGGACACTCCCCAATCCTTGGAGGGCTGTGAGGGAGTGGGTGAGGGTCACAAGGCCAGGAGGGAGAGTTGTTGTGGTGGACGGGGTGTGGTGCGACAGCTCTCTATCATCAAGGCTCAGATCTGCACTGGGGAGGCTCGGAATGCTCGTCCACGAGAGGTGCAACCCGTTCCGCGGGTATGAGGAGAGGGTCTCCATGAGCATACCGTTCATAAATGGAGTTGAGCCGGAGATCGTTGTGGAGATCATGCGGGAGTGCGGGCTTAGAGATGTGAGATTCCAGTGGCTCGATGGTGTCAGGAGGCTGTGGCTCGCGAACCTCCCGCCCCTCTTCAAAATCGCGTGGAACAGGCCGATATACGTTGTTTACGGGGTCAAGCCCTGA
- the dnaG gene encoding DNA primase DnaG, with protein sequence MKAPSDTTKYLIHAEIVAEGVVERPDVVGAIFGQTEGLLGDDLDLRELQKTGRIGRIEVKIESKSGKSFGEIKVPSSLDKIETAILAAALETIERVGPCAAKIKVIKIEDVRASKRKKIVERAKDILRELFEEPEIESEKIADLVRQAIRTEEIIEYGEDRLPAGPAIDESDAIIVVEGRADVLNLLKHGIKNVIAVEGTNIPKTIVELSKRKTVTAFLDGDRGGDLILKELLQVADIDYVARAPEGKGVEDLTQKEIVKSLRNKIPIEQVHVLKHKDEKKEAKEKVEETKEKAEKVKAEEKEEESKAVDRKNITALLKKHKEEVEGNLKARLLDANFEVVKEVPVRDLVKLLKSNNVKAQGIVFDGVITQRVVDLAAKRNISLLVGVRMGSVVKVPSNVSIMTFDQI encoded by the coding sequence ATGAAAGCACCGAGTGATACCACAAAGTATCTCATACACGCCGAGATAGTGGCAGAAGGTGTTGTAGAACGGCCAGACGTTGTTGGAGCAATCTTCGGCCAGACCGAGGGGCTTCTCGGAGACGACCTCGATCTCAGAGAGCTCCAGAAGACCGGAAGGATTGGCAGGATAGAGGTCAAGATAGAGAGCAAGAGTGGAAAGAGCTTTGGTGAGATAAAGGTGCCCAGCAGCCTCGACAAGATAGAGACGGCGATACTCGCTGCAGCGCTCGAGACGATCGAGAGGGTCGGACCATGCGCTGCGAAGATCAAGGTCATCAAGATTGAGGACGTCAGGGCGAGCAAGAGGAAGAAGATCGTCGAGAGGGCCAAGGACATACTCAGGGAGCTCTTCGAGGAGCCGGAGATCGAGAGCGAGAAGATAGCTGACCTCGTGAGGCAGGCGATAAGGACTGAGGAGATTATCGAGTACGGTGAGGACAGGCTGCCAGCTGGCCCAGCGATTGACGAGAGCGACGCGATAATCGTTGTCGAGGGCAGGGCTGATGTGCTGAACCTCCTCAAGCACGGAATCAAGAACGTGATCGCGGTGGAGGGCACAAACATTCCGAAGACGATCGTTGAGCTCAGCAAGAGGAAGACCGTCACAGCTTTCCTCGACGGAGACAGGGGTGGAGACCTCATCCTCAAGGAGCTCCTGCAGGTTGCCGACATAGACTACGTTGCGAGGGCACCGGAGGGCAAGGGAGTCGAGGATCTGACCCAGAAGGAGATCGTGAAGTCCCTCAGGAACAAGATCCCGATCGAGCAGGTTCACGTGCTCAAGCACAAGGATGAGAAGAAGGAGGCCAAGGAGAAGGTAGAGGAGACCAAGGAGAAGGCTGAGAAGGTCAAGGCTGAGGAGAAGGAGGAGGAGAGCAAGGCCGTTGACAGGAAGAACATAACCGCGCTCCTGAAGAAGCACAAGGAGGAGGTCGAGGGCAATCTGAAGGCAAGGCTGCTCGACGCCAACTTCGAGGTCGTCAAGGAGGTTCCTGTCAGAGATCTGGTTAAGCTGCTGAAGTCCAACAACGTTAAGGCCCAGGGAATTGTGTTCGACGGTGTGATAACCCAGAGGGTAGTGGATCTGGCCGCTAAGAGGAACATAAGCCTGCTCGTTGGAGTGAGGATGGGTAGCGTTGTTAAGGTGCCCTCAAACGTCAGTATCATGACATTTGACCAGATCTGA